A single genomic interval of Novosphingobium ginsenosidimutans harbors:
- a CDS encoding phytoene desaturase, producing the protein MTTVVPATPTLPVPTGKRACVIGAGFGGLALAIRLQSAGIETVLVEARDKPGGRGYFWEKDGFTFDAGPTVVTDPPCLQELWALTGHDMAEDVTLMPVMPFYRLNWPDGTNFDYSNDEAGLAREIARVAPGDLAGYEEFLQYSAGVFEEGYVKLGTVPFLDFASMIKAAPALAKYQAWRSVYSMVSSFIKSEKLREALTFHTLLVGGNPMTTSAIYALIHKLEKDGGVWWSKGGTNQLIAGMVKHFERLGGTLRLHDPVVQVHTLGNKVTEVECSSGWTERFDAVASNADIMHSYRDLLSESPRGPQMARSLSRKRFSPGLFVVHFGLEGTWPGIPHHMILFGPRYKGLLDDIYQHGVLPQDFSIYLHHPSVTDPSVAPPGKSTFYALIPVANQGKLPIDWETVGPVLEKRILDEVGRRLIPDIHDRIVTKFHYAPRDFALDLNAYLGSAFSLEPILTQSAWFRGHNRDDKVKNFYLVGAGTHPGAGIPGVVGSAKATARLMVEDLR; encoded by the coding sequence ATGACAACTGTAGTCCCCGCCACTCCCACTCTCCCTGTCCCAACCGGCAAGCGCGCCTGCGTGATCGGCGCCGGCTTCGGCGGCCTGGCCCTGGCGATCCGGCTGCAATCGGCCGGGATCGAGACCGTGCTGGTCGAAGCCCGCGACAAGCCCGGCGGGCGCGGCTATTTCTGGGAAAAGGACGGTTTCACCTTCGATGCCGGACCGACCGTTGTCACCGACCCGCCGTGCCTGCAGGAACTGTGGGCGCTGACCGGCCATGACATGGCCGAAGACGTCACACTGATGCCGGTCATGCCGTTCTACCGGCTCAACTGGCCCGATGGCACCAACTTCGACTATTCGAACGACGAAGCCGGCCTCGCGCGCGAGATTGCCCGGGTCGCTCCGGGCGACCTCGCCGGTTACGAGGAATTCCTGCAATACTCTGCCGGGGTGTTCGAGGAGGGCTATGTCAAGCTCGGCACCGTGCCCTTCCTGGACTTTGCCAGCATGATCAAGGCCGCCCCGGCGCTGGCCAAGTATCAGGCCTGGCGCTCGGTCTATTCGATGGTTTCAAGCTTCATCAAGAGCGAGAAGCTGCGCGAGGCGCTGACTTTCCATACCCTGCTGGTCGGCGGCAATCCGATGACCACCAGCGCGATCTATGCCCTGATCCACAAGCTGGAAAAGGATGGCGGGGTCTGGTGGTCAAAGGGCGGGACCAACCAGCTGATCGCCGGGATGGTCAAGCATTTCGAGCGGCTGGGCGGCACGCTGCGACTGCACGATCCGGTGGTCCAGGTCCACACTCTGGGCAACAAGGTGACCGAAGTGGAGTGTTCGAGCGGCTGGACCGAGCGATTCGACGCGGTCGCCAGCAATGCCGACATCATGCATTCCTACCGCGACCTCCTATCCGAGAGCCCGCGCGGGCCGCAGATGGCGCGCAGTCTCTCGCGCAAGCGCTTTTCCCCCGGCCTGTTCGTGGTCCACTTCGGCCTCGAAGGCACCTGGCCGGGCATCCCGCACCACATGATCCTGTTCGGGCCGCGCTACAAAGGCCTGCTCGACGATATCTATCAGCACGGAGTCCTGCCGCAGGACTTCTCGATCTATCTCCATCATCCCTCGGTCACCGATCCCTCGGTCGCGCCGCCGGGCAAGAGCACCTTCTATGCGCTGATCCCGGTGGCCAACCAGGGCAAGCTGCCGATCGACTGGGAGACCGTCGGCCCGGTGCTGGAAAAGCGGATCCTGGATGAGGTCGGCCGCCGCCTGATCCCTGACATCCATGACCGGATCGTGACCAAGTTCCACTATGCCCCGCGCGATTTCGCGCTGGACCTCAACGCCTATCTCGGCAGCGCCTTCAGCCTTGAGCCGATCCTGACCCAGAGCGCCTGGTTCCGCGGCCACAACCGTGATGACAAGGTGAAGAACTTCTACCTGGTCGGCGCCGGCACTCATCCGGGCGCTGGCATCCCCGGCGTGGTCGGCAGCGCCAAGGCGACCGCGCGGCTGATGGTGGAGGACCTGCGGTGA
- a CDS encoding TIGR00730 family Rossman fold protein: protein MKRLAVYCGSATPEDPRYIQLAQEVGRTLATRGIGVVYGGGKLGLMGAVADSALAAGGEVIGVIPEALVNSEVAHRGCTELHVVSGMHERKLAFTNLSDGFLTIPGGVGTMDELWEAVSWAQLGYHTKPVGLLNAFGFYDQLLAFNHHMIAVGFIRPAHAGIIMAETELDLLLTRMAAHEPHTPIFAMKTSDL from the coding sequence GTGAAGCGGCTTGCGGTCTATTGCGGTTCGGCGACGCCCGAAGACCCGCGCTATATCCAGCTGGCGCAGGAAGTCGGCCGGACTCTGGCGACACGCGGCATCGGCGTGGTCTATGGCGGCGGCAAACTGGGCCTGATGGGCGCGGTGGCCGATAGCGCGCTGGCCGCCGGCGGCGAAGTGATCGGCGTGATCCCGGAAGCGCTCGTTAATTCCGAGGTGGCCCATCGCGGCTGCACCGAGCTGCATGTCGTTTCCGGGATGCACGAGCGCAAGTTGGCCTTCACCAACCTGTCCGATGGCTTCCTGACCATCCCCGGCGGGGTTGGCACGATGGACGAGCTGTGGGAGGCGGTGTCCTGGGCTCAGCTGGGCTATCATACCAAGCCGGTCGGGCTGCTCAACGCTTTCGGCTTCTATGACCAGCTGCTGGCCTTCAACCACCACATGATCGCGGTCGGCTTCATCCGCCCGGCCCACGCCGGGATCATCATGGCCGAGACTGAGCTGGATCTGCTGCTGACCCGCATGGCTGCGCACGAGCCGCACACCCCGATCTTTGCGATGAAGACGAGCGATCTGTGA
- a CDS encoding phytoene/squalene synthase family protein — MRGSKSFAMASRLFDAPTRERVWLLYAWCRRCDDLADNQDHGGTLGEQAGAEARLATIYDLTAKALAGEPAGDPSFDAFGLVARECGITAAMADDVIAGFALDAADWRPRTEADLLQYCYHVAGAVGVMMAVVMGVAPDDEDTLDRACDLGLAFQLANIARDLDEDDAADRCYLPLEWLVEADIPPGEQMKPHYRGQLAALAHRMCEMEKAYEASARIGAGRLGFRQRWAVLAAAGIYGEIARAVDAAGEHAWDHRIHTSGARKLWHVAHALWEAATPPPRASVRPLLGRRQLAERARAA, encoded by the coding sequence ATGCGCGGCTCGAAGAGCTTCGCCATGGCGAGTCGCCTGTTCGATGCGCCCACCCGCGAGCGGGTCTGGCTGCTCTATGCTTGGTGCCGGCGCTGCGATGACCTGGCCGACAACCAGGATCACGGCGGCACGCTGGGCGAACAGGCCGGGGCCGAAGCGCGCCTTGCCACGATCTATGACCTGACTGCCAAGGCCCTGGCCGGCGAACCGGCCGGCGATCCCTCGTTCGATGCCTTTGGCCTGGTCGCGCGCGAATGCGGGATCACCGCCGCGATGGCTGATGACGTGATCGCCGGCTTCGCGCTCGATGCCGCCGATTGGCGCCCGCGCACAGAGGCCGACCTGCTGCAATACTGCTACCATGTCGCCGGCGCCGTCGGGGTGATGATGGCTGTGGTCATGGGCGTTGCCCCGGATGATGAGGATACGCTCGACCGTGCCTGTGACCTGGGCCTCGCCTTCCAGCTCGCCAATATTGCCCGCGACCTGGACGAGGATGACGCGGCGGACCGCTGCTACCTGCCGCTCGAATGGCTGGTCGAGGCTGACATTCCCCCCGGCGAACAGATGAAGCCACATTACCGCGGGCAGCTGGCGGCGCTGGCCCACCGGATGTGCGAGATGGAAAAGGCCTACGAAGCCTCGGCCCGGATCGGCGCAGGGCGGCTTGGTTTCCGCCAGCGCTGGGCCGTGCTGGCGGCCGCGGGGATCTATGGCGAGATTGCCCGCGCGGTCGATGCGGCCGGCGAACATGCCTGGGATCACCGCATCCACACCTCTGGCGCGCGCAAGCTGTGGCATGTCGCCCATGCCCTTTGGGAAGCCGCCACCCCGCCGCCCCGCGCCAGCGTGCGCCCGCTGCTCGGACGCCGCCAGCTTGCAGAGCGCGCCCGCGCGGCCTAG
- a CDS encoding prephenate dehydratase, protein MHSYPAPALARVEEMVRAAATDPARAVSFQGAPGCNGHRAATEYAPDCLPLPCFSFEDALEAVKDGRAGRAIIPIENSQHGRVADIHFLLPESGLSIVGEHFMAIHHDLMALGEGPFKAAYSHPQALGQSRFFLRERGIVPLAYADTAGAAAFVAEQRDPEACAIAPKIAAELYGLKIIAENVEDAADNMTRFVVLSRQPLDPASLAGTVTMTTFVFEVKNIPAALYKALGGFATNGVNMTKLESYQKGASFAATRFYADIVGAPGDPAVDRALEELAFHCKELLVLGTYPQGRPRG, encoded by the coding sequence ATGCATTCCTATCCCGCCCCTGCGCTCGCCCGTGTCGAGGAAATGGTCCGCGCTGCGGCCACCGATCCGGCGCGCGCCGTGTCGTTCCAGGGTGCGCCCGGCTGCAACGGCCACCGCGCCGCGACCGAATATGCCCCGGATTGCTTGCCGCTTCCCTGCTTCAGCTTCGAAGATGCGCTGGAAGCGGTAAAGGACGGCCGCGCTGGCCGCGCGATCATCCCGATCGAGAATTCGCAGCATGGCCGCGTGGCCGATATCCACTTCCTGCTGCCCGAATCAGGACTGTCGATCGTCGGCGAGCATTTCATGGCGATCCACCATGACCTGATGGCACTGGGTGAAGGACCGTTCAAGGCGGCCTATTCGCACCCGCAGGCACTCGGCCAGTCGCGCTTTTTCCTGCGTGAGCGGGGCATCGTGCCGCTGGCCTATGCCGATACCGCCGGGGCTGCGGCCTTCGTAGCCGAACAGCGCGATCCCGAGGCCTGCGCGATCGCGCCGAAGATCGCCGCCGAGCTCTATGGCCTGAAGATCATCGCCGAGAATGTCGAGGACGCGGCCGACAACATGACCCGTTTCGTCGTGCTGTCACGCCAGCCGCTCGATCCGGCGAGCCTGGCCGGCACGGTGACGATGACCACCTTTGTGTTCGAGGTGAAGAACATCCCGGCCGCGCTCTACAAGGCGCTGGGCGGGTTTGCCACGAATGGCGTCAACATGACCAAGCTGGAAAGCTACCAGAAGGGCGCCAGCTTTGCCGCGACCCGGTTCTATGCCGATATCGTCGGTGCCCCGGGTGATCCGGCGGTCGATCGGGCGCTGGAGGAGCTGGCCTTCCACTGCAAGGAACTGCTGGTGCTGGGCACCTATCCGCAGGGCCGCCCGCGCGGTTAG
- a CDS encoding GNAT family N-acetyltransferase, with amino-acid sequence MPDYRIIADDLTGPEIAALLRLHLDEMHQWSPPESVHAMPIERLRQPDVTFFSAWDGERLAACGAIKHLADDHGEVKSMRADPDYRGKGAGKAILLRLLDEAAKRGYRRVSLETGRPEPFLPARRLYESHGFTECPPFADYTEDPFSICMTKTL; translated from the coding sequence ATGCCAGACTATCGCATTATTGCCGACGACCTGACCGGTCCGGAGATCGCAGCCCTGCTGCGGCTTCACCTCGATGAGATGCACCAGTGGTCGCCGCCCGAGAGCGTCCATGCCATGCCGATCGAGCGGCTCAGACAACCGGACGTAACCTTTTTCTCGGCCTGGGACGGAGAGCGGCTCGCGGCCTGCGGCGCGATCAAGCACCTGGCGGATGACCACGGCGAAGTGAAATCGATGCGCGCTGATCCGGACTATCGCGGCAAGGGTGCGGGCAAGGCGATCCTGCTGCGCCTGCTGGACGAGGCCGCCAAACGCGGATACCGCCGCGTCAGCCTGGAAACCGGGCGGCCCGAACCCTTCCTGCCGGCGCGCCGGCTCTATGAAAGCCACGGCTTCACCGAATGCCCGCCTTTCGCGGACTACACAGAAGATCCCTTCTCGATATGCATGACCAAGACGCTCTGA
- a CDS encoding GNAT family N-acetyltransferase yields MHDQDALILRPATKADIPALSRLAIDAFVAKFGPLYSEADLNTFLSESLSEPAIGAELANPDRVYRLAERAGVLLGYCKIGLTCGFPDHARGERVMELKQLYTAPDATGLGIGGKLMDWAMTEFAARGADEVQISVYAYNDGGHRFYRRYGFDKVADITFRVGEQLDEEFLFAQLF; encoded by the coding sequence ATGCATGACCAAGACGCTCTGATCCTGCGCCCGGCGACCAAGGCTGATATTCCCGCCCTTTCACGGCTGGCCATCGATGCCTTCGTGGCCAAGTTCGGGCCGCTCTATTCCGAGGCTGATCTCAACACCTTCCTCTCCGAAAGCCTGTCCGAACCGGCGATCGGCGCCGAATTGGCCAATCCGGACCGGGTCTACCGCCTGGCCGAGCGTGCCGGTGTGCTGCTGGGCTATTGCAAGATCGGCCTGACCTGCGGCTTTCCTGATCATGCCCGCGGTGAGCGGGTGATGGAGCTGAAGCAGCTATACACCGCGCCAGATGCCACCGGCCTGGGCATTGGCGGCAAGCTGATGGACTGGGCGATGACCGAGTTCGCCGCGCGCGGGGCGGATGAGGTGCAGATCTCGGTCTATGCCTATAACGACGGCGGCCACCGCTTCTACCGCCGTTATGGCTTCGACAAGGTGGCCGACATCACCTTCCGCGTCGGCGAACAGCTCGACGAGGAGTTTCTCTTCGCGCAGCTGTTCTGA
- the ispG gene encoding flavodoxin-dependent (E)-4-hydroxy-3-methylbut-2-enyl-diphosphate synthase, with protein sequence MSSVRPWRDIARRKSRQIMVGSVPVGGDAPITVQTMTNTLTSDPVATIDQIRRCEEAGADIIRVSCPDVESTAALGKIVKAARIPIVADIHFHYKRALEAADAGAACLRINPGNIGSSERVAEVVRAAKANGCAIRIGVNAGSLEKDLLEKYGEPCPEALVESALDHIKLLQDHDFHEYKVAVKASDVFLAVGAYMGLAEAVDCPLHLGITEAGGLIGGTVKSAIGIGNLLWAGIGDTIRVSLSAEPEEEVRVGYEILKSLGLRTRGVRVVSCPSCARQGFDVIRTVQKLEDALSHIKTPMSLSVLGCVVNGPGEARETDIGVTGGGNGKHMVYLRGVTDHHVQDDNMIDHIVKLVEEKAAEIEAGTVASMDSLHGKAA encoded by the coding sequence ATGTCCTCAGTCAGACCCTGGCGCGATATCGCGCGGCGCAAGTCCCGGCAGATCATGGTGGGTTCGGTCCCCGTGGGCGGCGATGCGCCGATCACGGTCCAGACCATGACCAACACGCTGACCTCCGATCCGGTCGCGACGATAGACCAGATCCGCCGCTGCGAAGAGGCCGGGGCCGACATCATCCGCGTGTCCTGCCCGGATGTTGAGAGCACTGCGGCGCTCGGCAAGATCGTCAAGGCGGCGCGCATTCCGATCGTCGCCGACATCCATTTCCACTACAAGCGCGCGCTCGAAGCGGCCGATGCCGGCGCGGCCTGCCTGCGGATCAACCCGGGCAATATCGGCTCCAGCGAACGCGTTGCCGAAGTGGTCCGCGCCGCCAAAGCCAACGGCTGCGCGATCCGCATCGGCGTCAACGCAGGCAGCCTGGAGAAGGACCTGCTCGAGAAATACGGTGAGCCTTGCCCCGAAGCGCTGGTCGAGTCTGCGCTCGACCACATCAAGCTACTACAGGACCACGATTTTCACGAATACAAGGTGGCGGTGAAGGCCAGCGACGTGTTCCTGGCGGTCGGCGCCTATATGGGCCTGGCCGAAGCGGTCGATTGCCCGCTGCACCTGGGCATCACCGAAGCCGGCGGCCTGATCGGCGGCACGGTCAAGAGCGCCATCGGCATCGGCAACCTGCTGTGGGCCGGGATCGGTGACACGATCCGCGTCAGCCTCTCAGCCGAGCCGGAAGAGGAAGTGCGGGTCGGCTATGAAATCCTGAAGTCGCTCGGCCTGCGCACCCGCGGCGTCCGCGTCGTGTCCTGCCCGTCCTGCGCGCGGCAGGGCTTTGACGTGATCCGCACGGTTCAGAAGCTGGAAGACGCGCTCAGCCACATCAAGACGCCGATGAGCCTCTCGGTGCTCGGCTGCGTGGTCAACGGCCCCGGCGAAGCGCGCGAGACCGACATCGGCGTGACCGGCGGCGGCAACGGCAAGCACATGGTCTACCTGCGCGGAGTGACCGATCACCACGTCCAGGACGACAACATGATCGACCACATCGTCAAACTGGTCGAAGAAAAGGCCGCCGAGATCGAAGCCGGCACCGTCGCGAGCATGGACAGCCTGCACGGCAAGGCGGCGTGA
- a CDS encoding EamA family transporter has protein sequence MTARAGLPPLHLLLALAVMAVWGTNFVVIKLALAHLPPLTLATLRFALAFLPLALFIKRPAVPLKNLATYGVLIGAGQFGLLFTAMRADITPGLASLVVQTQVFITIGLSMRLTGERIALYQVVAMALAVAGLGTIGWHTDGSATPLGLLLVLGAALSWSLGNMTARAAGPVPMLNYVVWSSVFAVPPLFAMALLTEGWPKMASGIASADSATWAAVVWQSVGNTMFGYAAWGWLLGQHPAAQVAPLALLVPVFGLGSSALLLGEPLQWWKILAFALVMAGLSLGVLWPRFMAKPRA, from the coding sequence GTGACCGCACGCGCGGGCCTGCCGCCGCTTCACCTGCTGCTGGCGCTGGCGGTGATGGCCGTCTGGGGCACCAATTTCGTGGTGATCAAGCTGGCGCTGGCGCATCTGCCTCCGCTGACGCTGGCGACGCTGCGCTTCGCCCTCGCCTTCCTGCCGCTCGCGCTGTTCATCAAGCGCCCGGCAGTGCCGCTGAAGAACCTGGCGACCTATGGCGTGCTGATCGGGGCGGGCCAGTTCGGGCTGCTGTTCACCGCGATGCGCGCGGATATCACGCCGGGGCTCGCCAGCCTGGTGGTGCAGACCCAGGTCTTCATCACCATCGGTCTGTCGATGCGGCTGACGGGAGAGCGGATCGCGCTTTACCAGGTTGTCGCCATGGCGCTGGCCGTCGCCGGCCTTGGCACGATCGGCTGGCATACCGATGGCAGCGCCACGCCGCTGGGCCTGCTGCTGGTGCTGGGCGCCGCCTTGAGCTGGTCGCTCGGTAACATGACCGCGCGCGCGGCCGGTCCGGTGCCCATGCTTAACTATGTCGTCTGGTCGAGCGTCTTTGCCGTCCCGCCGCTCTTCGCCATGGCGCTGCTGACCGAGGGCTGGCCGAAGATGGCCAGCGGGATAGCTTCCGCCGATAGCGCGACCTGGGCCGCCGTGGTCTGGCAATCGGTCGGCAACACCATGTTTGGCTATGCTGCCTGGGGCTGGCTGCTGGGCCAGCATCCGGCCGCCCAGGTCGCTCCGCTGGCACTGCTGGTGCCGGTGTTCGGGCTGGGCTCCTCTGCGCTCTTGCTGGGCGAGCCGCTGCAATGGTGGAAGATCCTGGCGTTCGCGCTGGTCATGGCAGGCCTTTCGCTGGGTGTGCTCTGGCCGCGCTTCATGGCAAAGCCGCGCGCATGA
- a CDS encoding GNAT family N-acetyltransferase, which produces MTISIRPATPADLPLIAQLIRDLAEYEKLAHEVRFDEAVMGEKLFGERPYAEVVIGELGGAAQGFALFFHNFSTFEGKPGIYLEDLFVRPAARGSGLGKALLSHLAMLAVERDCARLEWSVLDWNEPAIGFYKKLGARLMDEWTVMRVDGTALQQLGAAARVSAV; this is translated from the coding sequence ATGACCATCTCGATTCGCCCCGCCACCCCAGCGGACCTGCCGCTGATCGCGCAGCTGATCCGTGACCTCGCCGAATACGAAAAGCTCGCCCACGAAGTCCGCTTTGACGAGGCGGTGATGGGCGAGAAACTGTTCGGCGAACGTCCCTATGCCGAAGTCGTGATCGGCGAACTGGGCGGCGCAGCCCAGGGCTTTGCGCTGTTCTTTCACAATTTCTCGACCTTCGAGGGCAAGCCAGGGATCTACCTGGAAGACCTGTTCGTGCGGCCTGCAGCACGCGGGTCGGGTCTGGGCAAGGCCTTGCTCTCCCACCTCGCCATGCTGGCGGTAGAGCGCGACTGCGCGCGACTCGAATGGTCGGTGCTCGATTGGAACGAGCCGGCGATCGGGTTCTACAAGAAACTCGGCGCGCGGCTGATGGACGAATGGACGGTGATGCGGGTCGATGGCACCGCATTACAACAGCTTGGCGCGGCTGCGCGCGTTTCTGCCGTTTAG
- a CDS encoding murein L,D-transpeptidase catalytic domain-containing protein codes for MNRRDILLGGLAAGAALAVPGTAHARNLARAFEEAFGVPPSATPPPPPALPPALPVVAEPNPAYDARLLQIARRELQRAGNTVWRHDIVGIADFARPSTLPRFHFVNLEAGTIKSFLVSHGRGSDPAHSGFLQAFSNVPGSEATSRGAYLTCEWYKGKYGTSVRLEGLDHDNSNALDRAIVMHPADYAREDYITRFGRLGRSEGCFAMSPAHFNEALWNLSGGRLLYADRIELG; via the coding sequence ATGAACAGGCGTGACATCTTGCTGGGCGGACTGGCCGCCGGCGCGGCTCTGGCCGTGCCGGGTACGGCCCATGCCCGCAATCTGGCGCGCGCCTTTGAAGAGGCTTTTGGCGTGCCGCCGTCAGCCACGCCGCCCCCGCCGCCGGCCCTGCCGCCGGCCCTGCCGGTCGTGGCCGAGCCGAACCCCGCCTATGACGCCAGGCTGCTGCAGATCGCCCGGCGCGAGCTGCAGCGTGCCGGCAACACCGTCTGGCGGCATGACATTGTCGGCATCGCCGATTTCGCCCGGCCCAGCACCCTGCCGCGGTTCCATTTCGTCAACCTCGAAGCCGGGACGATCAAGTCATTCCTGGTCAGCCATGGTCGCGGTTCGGACCCGGCGCACAGCGGCTTCCTGCAGGCGTTTTCGAACGTCCCAGGTTCCGAAGCAACCTCGCGCGGGGCCTATCTGACCTGTGAATGGTACAAGGGCAAATACGGCACTTCCGTGCGCCTTGAAGGGCTGGATCACGACAATTCCAACGCGCTCGACCGCGCGATTGTGATGCACCCGGCCGACTATGCGCGCGAGGATTACATTACTCGCTTCGGCCGCCTGGGCCGCAGCGAAGGCTGCTTCGCCATGTCGCCCGCGCACTTCAACGAAGCGCTGTGGAACCTCTCTGGCGGACGCCTGCTCTACGCGGACCGGATTGAGCTAGGCTGA
- a CDS encoding GIY-YIG nuclease family protein yields the protein MSGGWVYILANRKQGALYTGVTADLPARMVQHRSGIGRKFCAEYGIDKLVHVEWHDRIEDAIVREKAIKRWRRAWKIELIEAANPDWRDRWFEICG from the coding sequence TTGAGCGGCGGCTGGGTCTACATCCTTGCCAACCGCAAGCAAGGCGCGCTTTACACCGGGGTCACCGCCGATCTTCCCGCGCGCATGGTCCAGCATCGCTCAGGCATCGGCAGAAAATTCTGTGCGGAATACGGCATCGACAAGCTGGTCCACGTGGAGTGGCATGATCGAATCGAAGATGCGATTGTTCGCGAGAAAGCGATCAAGCGGTGGCGGCGGGCGTGGAAGATCGAGTTGATCGAAGCCGCGAACCCGGATTGGCGGGACCGCTGGTTCGAAATTTGCGGATGA
- a CDS encoding L,D-transpeptidase family protein, whose protein sequence is MTGKDNTRCGMGQRLQRSFMMVGHGWAVWRTARGVSGLALALAAGAAVAQANRAPENILPAPKPAAPATPVPPVNQQPAVPAPSSQQPATTPPVTTPAPAAPVIEPDLSVVEPVLAWQVADAQALAKVIDGIGAHGLIPADYQLTDLRAAILAGPGAALDAQASRSFAWLIEDMRDGRTRYDSRHQWFVVDPDVDARPTATVMAEALASKDIAGAIASLAPTHPDYAKLKEALAKTPAADKATRALIQVNLDRWRWLPRDLGKFYLLTNVPEFQLRLTVDNEIIRSYRTIVGKPGRTATPQLAEVVEGVVFNPTWTVPQSIVKGENLGAQLLANPARAKRENYKVTKNKDGSVTVVQQPGPNNALGLMKLDMPNEHAIFLHDTPNRNLFKLAQRALSHGCVRTERATELAITMAILGAGVTPDDAVAIVTSGKYTRVAMTRTFPVYLTYFTMASDITGKMGTFNDLYGRDAPVLASFAAPRAPWDGKRQSTEKVIKLDNPL, encoded by the coding sequence ATGACGGGCAAGGACAATACCCGCTGCGGGATGGGGCAGCGCCTGCAACGGAGTTTTATGATGGTTGGGCATGGCTGGGCAGTTTGGCGGACGGCACGCGGCGTCTCTGGCCTGGCGCTGGCACTCGCGGCCGGGGCGGCAGTGGCCCAGGCAAATCGCGCACCCGAAAATATCCTGCCAGCCCCTAAGCCGGCGGCGCCGGCAACCCCGGTGCCGCCGGTCAACCAGCAACCCGCTGTTCCTGCACCGAGCAGCCAGCAGCCGGCCACTACCCCGCCAGTCACCACCCCGGCGCCCGCCGCCCCGGTGATCGAGCCCGACCTCTCGGTGGTCGAACCGGTCCTGGCCTGGCAGGTGGCGGACGCCCAGGCGCTGGCCAAGGTGATCGATGGGATCGGTGCGCACGGCCTGATTCCGGCAGACTATCAGCTGACCGACCTGCGCGCCGCGATCCTGGCCGGTCCCGGTGCCGCGCTTGACGCCCAGGCCAGCCGATCGTTCGCCTGGCTGATCGAGGACATGCGCGATGGCCGCACGCGCTATGATTCGCGCCACCAGTGGTTCGTCGTCGATCCCGATGTCGATGCGCGGCCGACGGCGACCGTGATGGCCGAGGCGCTGGCCAGCAAGGATATTGCCGGCGCGATTGCCAGCCTGGCCCCGACCCATCCGGACTATGCCAAGCTTAAGGAAGCGCTTGCCAAGACCCCGGCGGCCGACAAGGCGACCCGCGCGCTGATCCAGGTGAACCTGGATCGCTGGCGCTGGCTGCCACGCGACCTCGGTAAGTTCTACCTGCTGACCAACGTGCCGGAATTCCAGCTGCGGCTGACAGTTGATAACGAAATCATCCGCTCCTACCGCACGATCGTTGGCAAACCGGGCCGCACGGCGACGCCGCAGCTCGCCGAAGTGGTCGAGGGGGTGGTCTTCAACCCGACCTGGACCGTGCCGCAGTCGATCGTGAAGGGTGAGAACCTGGGCGCACAGCTCCTCGCCAACCCGGCGCGGGCGAAGCGCGAGAACTATAAGGTCACCAAGAACAAGGATGGTTCGGTCACTGTTGTCCAGCAGCCCGGGCCGAACAATGCGCTTGGGCTGATGAAGCTCGACATGCCGAACGAGCACGCGATTTTCCTCCACGACACGCCCAATCGCAACCTGTTCAAGCTGGCCCAGCGGGCGCTGAGCCATGGCTGCGTGCGAACCGAGCGCGCGACCGAACTGGCGATAACGATGGCGATCCTGGGTGCGGGCGTGACGCCGGACGATGCCGTGGCGATCGTCACCTCGGGCAAGTACACCCGCGTCGCCATGACCCGGACTTTCCCGGTCTATCTGACCTATTTCACCATGGCGTCTGACATTACCGGCAAGATGGGCACCTTCAACGACCTCTACGGCCGCGACGCCCCCGTCCTCGCCAGCTTCGCCGCCCCCCGCGCCCCGTGGGACGGCAAGCGTCAGTCGACCGAGAAGGTGATCAAGCTGGATAATCCATTGTGA